The following DNA comes from Miscanthus floridulus cultivar M001 chromosome 5, ASM1932011v1, whole genome shotgun sequence.
ACATGTGCATGGAAGGTAATTATTTACACGTAGAATAACAGAGCACTGAAAGCTTGTCATATCAGTCTAGACACTGTAATTGAACCTTACATGTCAAACCGTGCAGAAGGGAAGAGTCAATTACCTGAATGGTGGGGTAGGTGTTCGCAGCCGCATTATCCCCAATCAGCAATGAGTCACACTGTGAAGAGTTATAAGCATTCTCCGCACTGGAGTTCATCAGGACCAAGCCACGGTAGCAATTCCTGGACTTCCCTGCAGAGATGCCCTTGGATATAATGCGGCTGCGTGAATTCTTCCCCTTGTGGATCATTTTCGTCCCTGTGTCTGCTTGCTGGCAATCCTTTGTAAGCGCAACCGAGTAGAACTCTCCAACACTGTCATCCCCGATGAGCTCAACGCTTGGGTACTTCCATGTAATAGCAGATCCTGTCTCAACCTGTGTCCATGAAATCTTCGAACCCCGCCCTTTGCACCGTCCCCTCTTTGTCACAAAGTTATAAATGCCTCCTTTGCCCTCCTCATCACCAGAGTACCAGTTCTGCACCGTGGAGTACTTAATCTCTGCCCCCTCCTCACATACAAGCTCCACAACCGCAGCATGGAGCTGATTCGAGTCATATGCCGGTGCAGTACAGCCTTCCAAATAGCTAACCGTGCTTCTCTCATCGGTCACAATCAGAGTCCTCTCAAACTGGCCAGTCTCCTTGTCGTTGATCCTGAAGTAGGTCGAGATTTCCATGGGGCAGACCGTGTCCTTGGGCACGTAGCAGAAGGATCCGTCGCTGAACACCGCTGAATTGAGGGCGGCGTAGTAGTTGTCGCCCGGTGGTACGACGCTGCCGAGGTAGCGCCTGACAAGGTCCGGGTACTCGCGGATGGCCTCGGAGATAGAGCAGAAGATGACGCCCTTGGCCATGAGCGCCTCGCGGTGGGTggtggcgatggaggtggagtcGATGACGGCGTCGACGGCGACATTGGTGAGGCGTTTCTGCTCGGTGAGCGGGATGCCGAGGCGGTCGAAGGTCTTGAGCAGCTCCGGGTCGACCTCGTCGAGGCTATTGAGCTTGGGCTTGGTTTTGGGCGCGGAGTAGTAGCAGATAGACTGCAGGTCCACGGGCGCGTACTCGTTGTCGCTCCAGGTGGGCTCGACCATGGTGAGGAAGCGGCGGTAGGCGGCGAGGCGGAAGTCCAGCATCCACGCCGGCTCCGCCTTGAGCTCCGAGATGCGGCGGACGGTGGCCTCCGACAGCCCCTTGGGGATGGAGAAGGACTCGAAGTCGGAGACGAACCCGTACTTGTACTCCCTCTTCAGAAGCTTCTGCAGCGCGTCCGCCTCATCCTCCGCCGCGGCGGCCTGGGACGACGACGGGGACGGCTTCTGCGGGCCCGTCTGTACGGCCACCACCGAGAGGCGGCCGCGCCGGCGCACGTTGGCGCGGCGTCCGGAGACATAGGACGCGTGCCCTACCCCAAGCTTGGAGGTGAGGGCGCACGGCGAGAAGAGCGAGGTTGAGGCGgaggccgaggcggccatggtGCGGCGGCCGGGGCGGAGCGAAAGCGAATTGGGGATGGGGAGAGAGGCTGAGACCGAGACCGGGGCAACCGGGGATTGTTGAGTGGGTGGAGCCGTGGAACTGGTGCACGATGCCCGCACGCGTGTAGGGGGCGCGTGGGAGGCCGGCGTTGGTGGGCGCGGTTCGGGCAGGGCTACGCGGGTGAGGGAGGGGGTCGTGTGGCGGCCGAGAGGCAGAGCACGGCACTGGTGGATGTGGTTCGCGACGCGTGGCGGTATCCAGATAATCTCATAGAGATTTGGGGGGCGAACTCGGCCAATTCTGCTCACCGGCTCACCGCAAACGCGGCGGCGAAAGCGCCTTTCTCTTCGTTTGGCCGTGGcacgtaaacgatcgtaaattttatttttagctggaacaatatttttttctctcataTAAATCAGTCAGCAACCAACAACAATACGAACCCGTCGTCCGAACAGCCTGTTGGTCGATTAGAACGACCGCCCCTGCAGCTGACCGATCAGCTCAGCCAACAGATGATCCGACGGCCAGCGCCATCCACGCCACTCCGATCTCTCAGGCCTGCCGCCTGCGGATCGAACGGGACCACCGGCCCGGCCGACGACCCACCCGCCACGGGCGGCGTCCAACGAAATGCGCACGTTAAGTCGCCTCACTTCTCGCTGTGGTCACCACGCTTCACATCTCTGATCTCTCGCGCGGTTGCGCCCGTTAGACATGGCCGCCTCCTCCCTGCTCCGCTCGCTCACCCGCCGCGGCTGCGCGGGCCCGAGCGCTTTCGCTTACCGCCACCACCAACAACCACCTTGGTCGCccttctccaccaccgccgctgcGGCGGCTGCGGGTACGCGGGACGAAGCGGCGAAGGGGTTCCCTGGACTTGGGCCGACGGCGAAGGGGGAGAAGGCCAGGGTGGTGGTGTTGGGGACAGGGTGGGCAGGGGTCTCGGCTCATGAAGGACCTCGACACCCAAGGCTACGACGTGGTCTGCGTCGCCCCGCGCAACCACATGGTGTTCACGCCGCTGCTCGCCTCCACCTGCGTCGGCACGCTCGAGTTCCGCTCCGTCGCCGAGCCGGTCGCGCGCATCCAGCCCGCCGTGTCCAAGTCGCCGGGCTCCTACTTCCTCCTCGCCCGTTGCACCGGCGTTGACCCCGATGGCCACACTATGAGATCCCCGCCCCCGCCCCGCTTAGGTGTGACCGTGCGAGTCGATGATGCTACCAATTGCTGTTGCTTTCACACATGTGTGTGCGGGTCTCAGTGTTCCCAGATTCTTGGAGAAATGCTAAAAGGGCATTTATGCTAGTACTCTGCATATCTGCTTTCTACCTTTTCAGTAGATCAGTGACTGGTGGTGTATCTGGGGTTAGTTGGGTACAGGTCTGGAGAAAAAGGAGGAATCTTAGCTTTACTCATCTATACACCATGAATTCATGAACATGTTCAGCAGCCTAGCAGTCTGTAGAGAAGGTGGCCTTTTGCCACAGCATTTTTAACATTGAAGTACAATGTTCAAGATCAATTATTTGTTCTGACTCGTTGAACACTATGGTTAGTGTGGATCTTTTTCTGTACCGTGCAAGCCTTGGATTGTTTTCGTTTCCCTTGAACCAAAAACACTTACAATGCATGAGTGACACCACTCATCTTGTCCTGTATGTCTGCAAAGACGATCCACATTATGTACATGCTTCATCATTGTTCTAGTTCATTTGGCACCATTAAGTAATGTGTGCATAGCTTCTTAACTCGCTTCGGAATTTTTCTGGATCAAAGGTTGATGCATTTCAAAGAGTTGCGCAAAGATATGATGTTTTACAAAGTTACCATCTACTTTGGTCTAGTATATAGATAAATACCCTGTATTAACTTTACATGTCTAACTGATACAGTGATGCTACATGGACATTTGCCTCCAACATTTGTTTTTCTATCTGCGGCACTTCTGTTCTGTCTATTTATTCAGCTCCTTTTTCATTTAGATTGATTGCGAAACAGTTACAGATGGTGAGAAAGATTCCTTGGAGCCATGGAAATTCAAGGTTGCTTATGACAAGTTGGTTTTTTCCTGTGGAGCTGAGGCATCAACTTTTGGGATACATGGTGTTACCGACCATGCGATCTTTCTTCGCGAagttcaccatgctcaagagatTCGGAGGCGGCTCCTCCTTAATCTGATGTTGTCTGATGTCCCTGGTATGCTTGCTTTAGCTTTACTTTTTCGGCATACTACATGTGCTAACCACCTCTCACTGGAACAAAACTTCTATGAGTACACTATTTCTTGTTCTTACTTTCTTATAAGTgatgttctattttataattgcCTGATCTAGTAGAATCTAGAATACAACCAGGTGGGACTTAATTGGTTGGCTATAAAAAAACCATAAAATATCTTCTCTCCTCATACCTAAATATCCACTTGAGTATTGTAAAGCACTGATAGACCGATGCAATATGACTAAACAGGAATTTCAGAAGAAGAAAAGCGCAGACTATTGCACTGTGTTGTTGTTGGAGGTGGTCCAACAGGGGTGGAATTTAGTGGTGAACTTAGTGATTTTATTATACGAGATGTCAAACAACGTTATTCGCATGTGAACGATTATATCCATGTGACCCTGATTGAGGTTTGTGCTGTTGTTTTTCTAGTTTACCGTTTATTTTTTAACTGAGCACTCTGATATCAGTTAACTTGTCTTATCATTTCAGGCAAATGAGATATTGTCATCATTCGATGTTCGACTCAGGCAATATGCTACAAACCAACTAATTAAGGTTAACAGTTTCTTCTCTGCATAATGTCATGTCACTTTTGCCTACAAGGCTTCAACAGACCAAGGTTTTGAAACTGCAGATTTCCAAATATAGCACACTGACAATCACATAGCATATGGATGTGATATATCTGCTAATGGTTTGGATGCTGTTCTTTCTCATATTATTTGGCATCTGAAAAATAAGTTGTTTGTGTATGTTCACCCACCAGTCAGGTGTTCGGCTTGTGAAAGGAATTGTTAAGGATGTACAGTCCAACAAAATAATTCTTGATAATGGAGAGG
Coding sequences within:
- the LOC136450676 gene encoding uncharacterized protein, whose product is MAASASASTSLFSPCALTSKLGVGHASYVSGRRANVRRRGRLSVVAVQTGPQKPSPSSSQAAAAEDEADALQKLLKREYKYGFVSDFESFSIPKGLSEATVRRISELKAEPAWMLDFRLAAYRRFLTMVEPTWSDNEYAPVDLQSICYYSAPKTKPKLNSLDEVDPELLKTFDRLGIPLTEQKRLTNVAVDAVIDSTSIATTHREALMAKGVIFCSISEAIREYPDLVRRYLGSVVPPGDNYYAALNSAVFSDGSFCYVPKDTVCPMEISTYFRINDKETGQFERTLIVTDERSTVSYLEGCTAPAYDSNQLHAAVVELVCEEGAEIKYSTVQNWYSGDEEGKGGIYNFVTKRGRCKGRGSKISWTQVETGSAITWKYPSVELIGDDSVGEFYSVALTKDCQQADTGTKMIHKGKNSRSRIISKGISAGKSRNCYRGLVLMNSSAENAYNSSQCDSLLIGDNAAANTYPTIQVGCTSGRVEHEASTSKIGEDQLFYFQQRGVDHEKAVAAMIGGFCRSVFEHLPYEFAQEVDALMNLKLEGSVG